In Burkholderia gladioli, a genomic segment contains:
- a CDS encoding MFS transporter, whose translation MSSTSPAVSDASNGASPVSQRRIVFASFIGTAIEFYDFYVYATAAALVIGPVFFPHGSATAQALSAFVTFGIAFIARPIGSFLFGHFGDRFGRKSTLVASLLVMGVSTTAIGFVPAYDSIGALAPVLLCVLRFGQGIGLGGEWGGAALLATEHAPAGKRGWFGMFPQLGPSIGFLMSNGLFFALAIGLSDEQFRSWGWRVPFLVSAALVAVGLYVRLKIAETPAFQAAIERNERVRVPVVTLVTQHWAPTLLGALSMVVCYTLFYISTVFSLSYGVGTLHIARPDFLGLLCIAVVFMAIATPISAWAADRYGRKPVLIVGGLLALLSGFTMAPLLGSGSMPLVALYLIIELFLMGVTFAPMGALLPELFPTNVRYTGAGVAYNLGGILGASIAPYIAQLLAARGGLSWVGGYVSVAAAISVIGVLLMRETRDTRLM comes from the coding sequence ATGTCCTCTACCTCACCGGCCGTCAGCGACGCGTCGAATGGCGCGAGCCCCGTCAGCCAGCGCCGCATCGTGTTCGCCAGCTTCATCGGCACCGCGATCGAGTTCTACGATTTCTACGTCTACGCCACCGCCGCCGCGCTCGTGATCGGCCCGGTGTTCTTCCCGCACGGCTCGGCCACCGCGCAGGCGCTGTCGGCCTTCGTCACCTTCGGCATCGCCTTCATCGCGCGCCCGATCGGCTCCTTCCTGTTCGGCCATTTCGGCGACCGCTTCGGCCGCAAGTCGACCCTGGTCGCCTCGCTGCTGGTGATGGGCGTCTCGACCACCGCGATCGGCTTCGTGCCTGCCTACGATTCGATCGGCGCGCTGGCCCCGGTGCTGCTCTGCGTGCTGCGCTTCGGCCAGGGCATCGGCCTGGGCGGCGAATGGGGCGGCGCGGCGCTGCTCGCCACCGAGCACGCGCCGGCCGGCAAGCGCGGCTGGTTCGGCATGTTCCCGCAACTGGGCCCCTCGATCGGCTTCCTGATGTCCAACGGCCTGTTCTTCGCGCTCGCGATCGGCCTGTCCGACGAGCAGTTCCGCAGTTGGGGCTGGCGCGTGCCGTTCCTGGTCAGCGCGGCGCTGGTGGCGGTCGGCCTCTACGTGCGTCTGAAGATCGCCGAGACGCCCGCCTTCCAGGCCGCCATCGAGCGCAACGAGCGCGTGCGCGTGCCGGTGGTCACCCTCGTCACGCAGCACTGGGCGCCGACCTTGCTCGGCGCGCTGTCGATGGTGGTCTGCTACACGCTGTTCTACATCTCGACGGTGTTCTCGCTGTCCTACGGCGTCGGCACCCTGCATATCGCGCGCCCCGACTTCCTCGGTCTGCTCTGCATCGCCGTGGTGTTCATGGCGATCGCCACGCCGATCTCGGCCTGGGCGGCCGACCGCTACGGCCGCAAGCCGGTGTTGATCGTCGGCGGCCTGCTGGCCCTGCTGTCGGGCTTCACGATGGCCCCGCTGCTCGGCAGCGGTTCGATGCCCCTGGTAGCGCTCTACCTGATCATCGAGCTGTTCCTGATGGGCGTGACCTTCGCGCCGATGGGCGCGCTGCTGCCCGAGCTGTTCCCGACCAATGTCCGCTACACGGGCGCCGGCGTCGCCTACAACCTCGGCGGCATCCTCGGTGCCTCAATCGCGCCGTACATCGCGCAACTGCTGGCCGCGCGCGGCGGCCTGTCGTGGGTCGG
- a CDS encoding energy transducer TonB family protein gives MSTLLPPASPGSIARLSGRIAALAGALLLAACTVTLPQRALVLSPGPGAGAATQAQYRDAVAQRILDANAARVLHGTPQAMLRSLVVVSFTVDRDGRLAQSSVYRSNGDDDAEAIALQSLRRAAPLPRPPAGLLNGRGQVEMMESWLFNDNGQFQLRTRAQQQAQTIE, from the coding sequence ATGTCCACCCTGCTCCCTCCCGCCTCGCCCGGCAGCATCGCCCGCCTCAGCGGCAGGATCGCCGCGCTCGCCGGCGCCCTGCTGCTGGCCGCCTGCACCGTCACCCTGCCGCAGCGCGCCCTGGTGCTCTCGCCGGGGCCGGGCGCCGGCGCCGCGACCCAGGCCCAGTATCGCGACGCGGTCGCCCAGCGGATCCTGGACGCCAACGCCGCGCGCGTGCTGCACGGCACGCCGCAGGCGATGCTGCGCTCGCTGGTCGTCGTGTCCTTCACCGTCGATCGAGACGGGCGGCTCGCGCAGTCCTCGGTCTACCGCAGCAACGGCGACGACGACGCCGAGGCCATCGCCCTGCAGTCGCTGCGCCGAGCCGCTCCGCTGCCGCGTCCGCCCGCCGGCCTGCTGAACGGCCGCGGCCAGGTGGAGATGATGGAAAGCTGGCTGTTCAACGACAACGGCCAGTTCCAGCTCCGCACCCGCGCGCAGCAGCAGGCGCAAACCATCGAGTGA
- a CDS encoding lysozyme inhibitor LprI family protein: MKSAVVVLALFVATNAFAEPSPADEIAARSGLPASQVQALLQDCDSNQTSMNFCAWRDQIVAERELQQVVDQRISEHPDRKSALESKIAKWKKARDASCDKSARKEWSDGSMLPAARATCATAATRAMAEKLAKKPAHGPS, translated from the coding sequence ATGAAAAGCGCTGTTGTTGTCCTCGCCTTGTTCGTCGCGACGAATGCGTTCGCCGAGCCGTCGCCGGCCGACGAGATCGCGGCACGCAGCGGGTTGCCGGCAAGCCAGGTCCAGGCACTCCTGCAGGACTGTGACTCGAACCAGACCAGCATGAATTTTTGCGCCTGGCGCGACCAGATCGTCGCGGAGCGTGAGCTGCAGCAGGTCGTCGATCAGCGCATCAGCGAGCATCCCGATCGGAAATCGGCCCTTGAGTCGAAAATCGCGAAGTGGAAGAAGGCCCGCGACGCCTCATGTGACAAGTCCGCCCGCAAGGAATGGAGCGACGGCTCGATGCTGCCGGCCGCGCGGGCCACTTGCGCGACGGCGGCCACCAGGGCGATGGCCGAAAAACTGGCCAAGAAACCGGCTCACGGGCCGTCCTAG
- a CDS encoding glycoside hydrolase family protein: MANENMRLSQAGWAALRQRENAIMAYYNDQANNCTYGVGTLVHAGPCTPQELARPVSAAQVNAQLAARVSTAEAAVRRAVSNRDLTQAQFDELVSYTYNAGNTGAQTALRAANQSNDAGVVSSINQRVYIHPRDAQGRRLAPVRSRGLVNRRRLESAPFAQQPAASQPQQRTR, translated from the coding sequence ATGGCAAACGAAAACATGCGGTTGAGCCAGGCAGGCTGGGCAGCGCTACGCCAGCGCGAGAACGCGATCATGGCCTACTACAACGATCAGGCTAACAATTGCACCTACGGCGTCGGTACGCTGGTTCACGCCGGACCATGCACGCCGCAAGAGCTGGCGCGCCCCGTGTCGGCCGCACAGGTCAATGCGCAACTGGCGGCTCGAGTCAGCACTGCGGAGGCGGCCGTGCGGCGCGCGGTATCGAATCGAGACTTGACCCAGGCACAGTTCGACGAACTGGTCAGTTACACATACAACGCCGGCAATACGGGCGCACAGACGGCTCTCAGGGCCGCGAATCAGAGCAACGACGCGGGCGTGGTCTCATCCATCAACCAGCGCGTATATATCCATCCACGCGATGCACAGGGTCGCCGGCTCGCTCCGGTCCGATCGCGAGGGCTCGTGAATCGCCGGCGCCTCGAATCGGCGCCGTTCGCGCAGCAGCCCGCCGCGTCACAACCGCAACAGAGAACGCGATGA
- the hemW gene encoding radical SAM family heme chaperone HemW translates to MSQAAETGQRIVATFASPGKVRLSALPPLALYVHFPWCVRKCPYCDFNSHEWKGERFPEEAYLDALRADLEQALPFVWGRQVHTIFIGGGTPSLLSAAGLDRLLSDVRALLPLDADAEITFEANPGTFEAAKFAQFRASGVNRLSIGIQSFNEAHLKALGRIHDTAQARAAVEIAASTFDNFNLDLMFALPKQTLAQCQADIETALSYAPPHLSLYHLTLEPNTLFAKFPPAVPDDDASADMQEWIQERTAQAGYGRYEVSAYARPNRQCKHNLNYWRFGDYLGIGAGAHTKLSFPNRILRQARYKHPATYMEQAMAGTPVQEEREVGPRDLPFEFMLNTLRLAEGFPVASYAERTGLPLSTIEPVLAEAERRGLIARDYARIAPTPLGQRFLNDLQELFLRDADDAAG, encoded by the coding sequence GTGAGCCAGGCCGCCGAAACCGGCCAGCGCATCGTCGCCACCTTCGCCTCGCCGGGCAAGGTGCGCCTGAGCGCGTTGCCGCCGCTGGCGCTCTACGTGCATTTCCCATGGTGCGTGCGCAAGTGCCCCTATTGCGATTTCAACTCGCACGAATGGAAGGGCGAGCGCTTCCCCGAGGAGGCCTATCTCGACGCGCTGCGCGCCGATCTCGAGCAGGCGCTGCCCTTCGTCTGGGGCCGCCAGGTGCATACCATCTTCATCGGCGGCGGCACGCCCAGCCTGCTTTCGGCGGCCGGGCTCGACCGCCTGCTGTCCGACGTGCGCGCCCTGCTGCCGCTCGATGCCGACGCCGAGATCACGTTCGAGGCGAATCCCGGAACCTTCGAGGCGGCCAAGTTCGCGCAGTTCCGCGCCAGCGGCGTGAACCGCCTGTCGATCGGCATCCAGAGCTTCAACGAGGCGCACCTGAAGGCGCTGGGCCGCATCCACGACACCGCGCAGGCGCGCGCGGCGGTGGAGATCGCCGCCAGCACCTTCGACAACTTCAATCTCGACCTGATGTTCGCGTTGCCGAAGCAGACCCTCGCGCAATGCCAGGCCGACATCGAGACCGCGCTGTCGTATGCGCCGCCGCACCTGTCGCTCTACCACCTCACGCTCGAGCCGAACACGCTGTTCGCGAAGTTCCCGCCGGCCGTGCCCGACGACGACGCCTCGGCCGACATGCAGGAATGGATCCAGGAGCGCACCGCGCAGGCCGGCTACGGGCGTTACGAGGTGTCGGCCTATGCGCGGCCGAACCGGCAGTGCAAGCACAACCTCAACTACTGGCGCTTCGGCGACTACCTCGGCATCGGCGCGGGCGCGCATACCAAGCTCTCGTTCCCGAACCGGATCCTGCGGCAGGCGCGCTACAAGCATCCCGCCACCTACATGGAGCAGGCGATGGCCGGCACGCCGGTGCAGGAGGAGCGCGAGGTCGGTCCGCGCGACCTGCCCTTCGAGTTCATGCTGAACACGCTGCGGCTGGCCGAGGGGTTCCCGGTGGCCAGCTATGCCGAGCGCACGGGGCTGCCGCTGTCGACCATCGAACCGGTGCTGGCCGAGGCCGAACGGCGCGGGCTGATCGCGCGCGACTACGCACGCATCGCACCGACGCCGCTGGGCCAGCGCTTCCTCAACGACCTGCAGGAGCTGTTCCTGCGCGACGCCGACGACGCGGCGGGCTGA
- the rdgB gene encoding RdgB/HAM1 family non-canonical purine NTP pyrophosphatase, with translation MSIAKDPSHGLSRIVLASNNAGKLREFAALFETVGIEIIPQGKLDVSEADEPYPTFIENALTKARHASRATGLPAIADDSGLCVRALRGAPGVHSARYAQLAGLEKSDAANNAHLVAQLRETDNRRAYYYCVLALVRHPDDPEPLFAEGRWHGEVVDTPRGEHGFGYDPHFLLPALGATVAELEPAVKNGISHRAIALRALLARLGESA, from the coding sequence ATGAGCATCGCCAAGGATCCGTCGCACGGCCTCTCGCGCATCGTGCTGGCCTCGAACAACGCCGGCAAGCTGCGCGAATTCGCGGCCTTGTTCGAGACGGTCGGCATCGAGATCATTCCACAGGGCAAGCTGGACGTGTCCGAGGCGGACGAGCCCTATCCGACCTTCATCGAGAACGCGCTGACCAAGGCGCGCCACGCCTCGCGCGCCACCGGCCTGCCCGCCATCGCCGACGATTCGGGGCTCTGCGTGCGCGCGCTGCGCGGCGCGCCCGGCGTGCATTCGGCGCGCTACGCGCAGCTCGCCGGCCTGGAGAAGAGCGACGCGGCGAACAACGCGCACCTGGTGGCGCAACTGCGCGAGACCGACAATCGTCGCGCCTACTACTACTGCGTGCTGGCACTGGTTCGGCATCCCGACGATCCCGAGCCGCTGTTCGCCGAAGGGCGCTGGCATGGCGAGGTGGTCGACACGCCGCGCGGCGAGCACGGCTTCGGCTACGACCCGCATTTCCTGCTGCCGGCGCTGGGCGCCACCGTCGCCGAGCTCGAGCCGGCCGTCAAGAACGGCATCAGCCATCGCGCGATCGCCCTGCGCGCGCTGCTGGCCCGCCTCGGAGAATCAGCGTGA
- the rph gene encoding ribonuclease PH: MTNSSSRPSGRPADQLREVRLTRHYTKHAEGSVLVEFGDTKVICTASVVERVPEFLRDRGQGWLTAEYGMLPRATHTRSDREAARGKQTGRTQEIQRLIGRALRAVVDLEQLGARTIHIDCDVIQADGGTRTASITGAFVAVQDAVAKLIAAGKLASSPITDSVAAISVGVYQGTPVLDLDYAEDSRCDTDMNVVMTGKGGLVEVQGTAEGVPFTRDEMNALLDLAQKGIGELIALQKAALGD; encoded by the coding sequence ATGACGAATTCCTCCTCCCGCCCGAGCGGCCGCCCAGCGGATCAACTGCGTGAGGTGCGCCTGACGCGCCATTACACCAAGCACGCCGAAGGCTCGGTGCTGGTCGAGTTCGGCGATACCAAGGTGATCTGCACGGCCAGCGTGGTCGAGCGCGTGCCCGAGTTCCTGCGCGATCGCGGCCAGGGCTGGCTGACAGCCGAATACGGCATGCTGCCGCGCGCCACCCACACCCGCAGCGACCGCGAGGCCGCGCGCGGCAAGCAGACCGGCCGCACCCAGGAGATCCAGCGCCTGATCGGCCGCGCGCTGCGCGCGGTGGTCGACCTGGAGCAGCTCGGCGCGCGCACCATCCACATCGACTGCGACGTGATCCAGGCCGACGGCGGCACGCGCACGGCCAGCATCACCGGCGCCTTCGTGGCGGTGCAGGACGCCGTCGCCAAGCTGATCGCCGCGGGCAAGCTGGCGAGCTCGCCGATCACCGATTCGGTGGCCGCGATCTCGGTGGGCGTCTACCAGGGCACGCCGGTGCTCGACCTCGACTACGCCGAGGATTCGCGCTGCGATACCGACATGAACGTGGTGATGACCGGCAAGGGCGGCCTGGTCGAGGTGCAGGGCACGGCCGAGGGCGTGCCGTTCACGCGCGACGAGATGAACGCGCTGCTCGATCTCGCGCAGAAGGGCATCGGCGAACTGATCGCGCTGCAGAAAGCGGCGCTGGGCGACTGA
- a CDS encoding YicC/YloC family endoribonuclease, whose protein sequence is MIYSMTGYASATRELVANSGNGATSVSVELRTVNSRFLDLNFRMPDDVHVCEPALREMLMNKLSRGKVDVRINLQRSEQMSQAGALNRAALDQLAELERAVLESFPDSERLRTGEILRWPGVLAESGVSAEALREAVLACGKEATGELVVVRQREGAQLATMLLGNVTEMEAIVARITPLVPELIARHQQKIVERLQEALGLAAPEGGQTVVTREEAAERIRQEVTMYGIRIDIAEELSRLTAHLNETRHVIEKGGRVGKRLDFMMQELNREANTLGSKAAAKELADASMALKLLIEQMREQVQNLE, encoded by the coding sequence ATGATCTACAGCATGACGGGCTATGCGAGCGCGACGCGCGAACTCGTGGCCAACTCGGGCAACGGCGCCACCAGCGTGTCGGTCGAACTGCGCACGGTGAATTCGCGTTTTCTCGACCTGAATTTCCGCATGCCCGACGACGTGCACGTGTGCGAACCGGCCCTGCGCGAGATGCTGATGAACAAGCTCTCGCGCGGCAAGGTCGACGTGCGCATCAACCTGCAGCGCAGCGAGCAGATGAGCCAGGCCGGCGCGCTCAATCGCGCGGCGCTCGACCAGCTCGCCGAGCTCGAGCGCGCGGTGCTGGAGTCGTTCCCGGATTCGGAGCGCCTGCGCACCGGCGAGATCCTGCGCTGGCCCGGCGTGCTGGCCGAGAGCGGCGTGTCGGCCGAGGCGCTGCGCGAGGCGGTGCTGGCCTGCGGCAAGGAAGCGACCGGCGAGCTGGTGGTGGTGCGCCAGCGCGAGGGCGCGCAACTGGCCACCATGCTGCTGGGCAACGTCACCGAGATGGAGGCGATCGTCGCGCGCATCACGCCGCTGGTGCCGGAGCTGATCGCCAGGCATCAGCAGAAGATCGTCGAGCGCCTGCAGGAAGCGCTCGGCCTGGCCGCGCCCGAAGGCGGGCAGACGGTGGTCACGCGCGAGGAAGCGGCCGAACGGATCCGCCAGGAAGTGACCATGTACGGGATCCGCATCGACATCGCCGAGGAGCTGTCGCGCCTCACCGCGCACTTGAACGAAACGCGCCATGTGATCGAGAAGGGCGGCCGCGTCGGCAAGCGCCTCGACTTCATGATGCAGGAACTGAATCGCGAAGCGAACACGCTCGGCTCGAAGGCGGCGGCCAAGGAACTGGCCGACGCCTCGATGGCGCTGAAGCTGCTGATCGAGCAGATGCGCGAGCAAGTGCAAAACCTGGAGTAA
- the gmk gene encoding guanylate kinase encodes MIESNRDAHALHAGAYPGNLFMVVAPSGAGKSTLVNALLAKDSEICLSISYTTRKPRPGEQDGEHYHFTSVEDFRARHARHEFLESAEVHGNYYGTSRVWIEEQMQSGRDVLLEIDWQGAQQVKKQFRNAVGIFILPPSLAALEERLKKRGQDEPNVITRRLLAAGSEIAHASEAEYVVINEHFDTALSELQRIVAATRLRVASQYARHTELFIELGIHLPHAD; translated from the coding sequence ATGATCGAATCGAACCGAGACGCGCATGCGCTGCATGCCGGCGCGTATCCCGGCAACCTGTTCATGGTGGTGGCGCCCTCGGGCGCGGGCAAGTCGACCCTGGTGAACGCGCTGCTCGCCAAGGACAGCGAGATCTGCCTGTCGATCTCGTACACCACGCGCAAGCCGCGTCCTGGCGAGCAGGACGGCGAGCACTACCACTTCACCAGCGTCGAGGATTTCCGCGCGCGCCACGCGCGTCACGAATTCCTCGAAAGCGCCGAGGTGCACGGCAACTACTACGGCACCTCGCGCGTGTGGATCGAGGAGCAGATGCAAAGCGGTCGCGACGTGCTGCTCGAGATCGACTGGCAGGGCGCGCAGCAGGTCAAGAAGCAGTTCCGCAACGCGGTCGGCATCTTCATCCTGCCGCCCTCGCTGGCAGCGCTCGAGGAGCGCCTGAAGAAGCGCGGCCAGGACGAGCCGAACGTGATCACGCGGCGCCTGCTGGCCGCCGGCAGCGAGATCGCGCACGCCTCGGAAGCCGAATACGTGGTGATCAACGAGCACTTCGACACGGCGCTGTCCGAGCTGCAACGCATCGTGGCGGCCACGCGCTTGCGCGTGGCCTCGCAATACGCGCGGCACACCGAGCTTTTCATCGAGCTCGGCATCCATCTCCCGCACGCCGACTGA